One genomic window of Cupriavidus malaysiensis includes the following:
- a CDS encoding porin, whose product MRALLVRARMAAGSWPCPLLPLLRIRIQTSVSVTPRRASDDERERKTRRRRAVGRKKHLACHAVLSLAAGGTGVAHAQSGVTIYGVIDVPFEYVNNQAQVAPVINPVTGAVTRQAGGNKFSLEAAGGMSGSRWGIRGVEDLGAGMKALFVLESGFAADSGQISRAGTIFGRLAFVGLQSDRLGQITLGRQNTSMYETLGNFMPAKFAPLFEPTVALLGGTASGGGLDNAVKYTAVAGPLTMKAHYSFGAGLSKFGLTPVAGQGAGEVPGHAKDNTAYGAGLMYLGAGLGLAVTYDQWNPAVVPGSTGTSKKLALAASYELGRTKWMAGYRWGQNKDAAGGTLVRDNFWWTGFNYSATSALTLTLGYYYDDRRTLKTNAAQPDVNPVNPWQLSFIADYALSRRTDVYFTVGYARNSGLNLDSPAIGFANGAFLGEGKNSQTGIATGIRHKF is encoded by the coding sequence GTGCGCGCGTTGCTGGTGCGCGCGCGAATGGCAGCTGGCAGCTGGCCTTGTCCGTTGCTGCCGTTGTTGCGCATCCGGATCCAGACCAGCGTATCCGTAACGCCGAGGCGCGCCTCGGACGACGAGCGCGAAAGAAAAACAAGGAGGAGGAGAGCTGTGGGGAGGAAAAAGCATCTTGCGTGCCATGCCGTCTTGAGTCTCGCTGCGGGCGGCACGGGCGTGGCGCATGCACAGTCTGGCGTGACGATCTATGGCGTCATCGATGTGCCGTTCGAGTATGTCAACAACCAGGCGCAGGTCGCGCCGGTCATCAATCCCGTCACCGGCGCGGTGACACGGCAAGCGGGGGGCAACAAATTCTCCCTGGAGGCGGCTGGCGGCATGTCGGGCTCGCGTTGGGGCATACGCGGCGTGGAAGACCTGGGGGCGGGCATGAAGGCGTTGTTTGTCCTCGAGAGTGGTTTCGCCGCCGACTCGGGGCAGATATCGCGAGCGGGCACCATATTCGGCAGATTGGCGTTCGTCGGCTTGCAAAGCGACCGGCTCGGCCAGATCACGCTCGGCCGGCAGAACACCAGCATGTATGAAACGCTGGGGAACTTCATGCCGGCCAAGTTCGCTCCCTTGTTCGAGCCAACGGTAGCTTTGCTTGGCGGGACGGCTAGCGGCGGTGGCCTGGACAATGCGGTGAAGTACACCGCAGTCGCGGGGCCGCTCACGATGAAGGCGCACTACAGTTTCGGGGCGGGGCTGAGCAAGTTCGGCCTGACTCCCGTTGCCGGGCAGGGCGCGGGGGAAGTGCCCGGGCATGCCAAGGACAATACCGCTTATGGCGCCGGCCTGATGTACCTGGGGGCAGGCCTTGGCCTCGCCGTCACCTATGACCAGTGGAACCCTGCGGTCGTGCCCGGCAGTACCGGCACGTCGAAGAAGCTGGCGCTGGCTGCAAGCTATGAGCTGGGCCGGACCAAGTGGATGGCCGGCTATCGCTGGGGACAAAACAAGGACGCTGCAGGCGGCACCTTGGTGCGGGACAATTTCTGGTGGACCGGTTTCAACTACAGCGCCACGTCTGCGCTGACGCTCACGCTGGGCTACTACTACGATGATCGCAGGACGTTGAAGACCAACGCCGCACAGCCGGACGTCAACCCGGTCAACCCCTGGCAGTTGAGTTTCATCGCCGACTACGCATTATCCAGGCGCACCGACGTCTATTTCACGGTTGGCTATGCACGGAACTCTGGACTGAACCTCGACTCGCCGGCAATCGGATTCGCGAATGGTGCATTCCTTGGCGAAGGGAAGAACAGCCAGACGGGGATCGCAACCGGCATACGTCACAAGTTCTGA
- a CDS encoding pentapeptide MXKDX repeat protein, with product MKKRLALLISAAMLLAGNALAQDTMKKDEMGKDAMGQSGSMAKDTMGKDDMSKGHMSKGHAKKAPAKRGMSKDSMGKGSMDKDSMGKDSMDKDSMGKGDTKE from the coding sequence ATGAAAAAGCGTCTGGCTTTGCTGATTTCCGCTGCAATGCTGCTGGCCGGCAATGCGCTGGCACAGGACACCATGAAGAAAGACGAGATGGGAAAGGATGCGATGGGACAAAGCGGCAGCATGGCGAAGGACACCATGGGCAAGGACGATATGTCGAAAGGCCATATGAGCAAAGGCCACGCCAAGAAGGCTCCGGCGAAGCGAGGCATGAGCAAGGATTCCATGGGGAAAGGCTCCATGGACAAGGACTCGATGGGCAAGGACTCGATGGACAAGGACTCCATGGGCAAGGGCGATACGAAGGAATAG
- a CDS encoding excisionase family DNA-binding protein: protein MSKNFEFYSTQEAAERLGVSRRTVQMWVETGKLPAWKTDGGHRRIPKEAVDTLVLQQQRVQDGSLLRSRRLMIIESDPYLRDLYASGIRTRFPDLKIESVGNGIEGLIAIGRCEPDILILDLVMPGVDGFRLLHTLKTNEIYEKIAIIIVTGLSDDVIESNGGLPEHICLLKKPIGVKELPIAVNNALTSRQVHLAA from the coding sequence ATGAGCAAGAATTTTGAATTCTACTCAACCCAAGAAGCCGCGGAACGGCTCGGGGTTTCTCGTCGGACGGTGCAGATGTGGGTTGAGACCGGCAAGTTGCCGGCATGGAAGACCGATGGCGGCCACCGCCGGATTCCGAAGGAAGCCGTCGATACCCTGGTTCTCCAGCAGCAGCGGGTGCAGGATGGCAGTTTGCTGCGTTCCAGGCGTCTCATGATCATCGAAAGCGATCCCTATTTGAGGGATCTCTATGCGAGTGGAATCAGGACGAGATTCCCGGACCTGAAAATTGAATCAGTGGGGAACGGGATCGAAGGCCTGATCGCGATAGGCCGGTGTGAGCCTGATATTCTTATTCTGGATCTTGTGATGCCGGGAGTCGATGGCTTTCGCCTGTTGCATACGCTCAAGACAAATGAAATCTACGAGAAAATCGCGATAATCATCGTCACCGGACTGTCGGATGATGTGATCGAATCGAATGGCGGGCTGCCCGAGCATATCTGCCTTTTGAAAAAACCGATCGGGGTCAAGGAGCTTCCGATTGCCGTCAATAATGCCTTGACGAGCCGGCAGGTTCACCTTGCCGCCTAG
- a CDS encoding outer membrane protein, which translates to MNIGKIALTFAALAFCGHAAAQSDNPGNIEAFTGPYIGTKVGANISSVSGATNRSSHTTIFPGFVAGYGFGVGPAVIGAEIFADLHFGSATNKDIGIDAKLGYPIGSFMPYGRVGVTGTSPSYRIHYGAGVEYMATRNISVFSEWTGDTDRAGGSRWVNSSFTIGVNYRLR; encoded by the coding sequence ATGAATATCGGCAAGATCGCTCTCACCTTCGCGGCCCTCGCCTTCTGCGGCCACGCTGCCGCCCAGTCGGACAACCCGGGAAATATCGAGGCCTTCACCGGCCCCTATATCGGCACCAAGGTCGGCGCCAACATCTCCAGCGTTTCCGGCGCGACCAACCGATCCTCGCATACGACCATCTTCCCCGGTTTCGTCGCCGGCTACGGCTTCGGCGTCGGCCCGGCCGTGATCGGCGCCGAGATCTTTGCCGACCTGCATTTCGGCTCGGCCACCAACAAGGACATCGGGATCGACGCGAAGCTCGGCTATCCGATCGGCAGCTTCATGCCCTATGGCCGGGTGGGGGTCACCGGGACCTCTCCGTCGTACCGCATCCACTATGGTGCCGGTGTGGAGTACATGGCCACCAGGAACATCAGCGTGTTCTCGGAATGGACCGGCGACACCGACCGGGCAGGGGGCAGCCGCTGGGTCAATAGCAGCTTCACCATTGGCGTCAACTACCGGCTCCGCTAA
- a CDS encoding cytochrome b/b6 domain-containing protein, giving the protein MKTAERFAAIRPEPRTSPSTTIQPAWLRITHWLNAIAVIIMMLSGWRIYNASPLFAFHFPNGITLGGWLAGALQWHFAAMWLLVANGLFYLAMNVLTGRFQRRFLPLSISGALQDMAAALRGKLSHANLAEYNAAQKLLYLGVVAVIVVTVLSGLAIWKSVQFPLLRMLMGGYDTARWIHFAGMSAIALFIVVHVVMTVLVPRTLIIMLRGR; this is encoded by the coding sequence GTGAAGACTGCAGAGCGATTCGCGGCGATCAGGCCAGAGCCTCGCACAAGCCCGTCCACCACGATTCAGCCGGCGTGGCTGCGCATCACGCACTGGCTCAATGCCATCGCCGTGATCATCATGATGCTCAGCGGCTGGCGCATCTACAACGCTTCCCCGCTGTTTGCCTTCCATTTCCCCAACGGCATCACGCTCGGCGGGTGGCTGGCCGGCGCGCTGCAATGGCACTTCGCCGCCATGTGGCTGCTGGTGGCCAACGGCCTGTTTTACCTGGCCATGAATGTGCTCACCGGCCGCTTCCAGAGGCGCTTCCTGCCACTTTCCATTTCCGGCGCGCTGCAAGACATGGCCGCGGCGCTGCGCGGGAAGCTCTCGCACGCCAATCTCGCTGAATACAACGCCGCCCAGAAGCTGCTCTATCTCGGGGTGGTCGCCGTCATCGTGGTCACGGTGCTATCCGGTCTCGCCATCTGGAAATCAGTGCAGTTTCCGCTGCTGCGCATGCTGATGGGGGGCTATGACACGGCTCGCTGGATCCACTTCGCCGGCATGAGTGCGATCGCACTCTTCATCGTCGTCCATGTGGTGATGACGGTACTGGTGCCGCGCACGCTCATCATCATGCTGCGCGGCCGCTAG
- a CDS encoding VOC family protein, whose translation MKMQKITPFLWYAKEAEEAARFYASIFPDSRVVRVTAMPSDSPSGPPGSVKIVEFVLCGQPFTAMSAGPLDPFNHAISFVVQCEDQEELDRYWNGLLDGGAPEQCGWLKDRFGLSWQIVPAALGEWMSDPDPLRARRTADAMMKMVKLDIGALKAAHAGAAG comes from the coding sequence ATGAAAATGCAGAAGATCACCCCCTTCCTCTGGTACGCGAAAGAGGCGGAGGAAGCCGCCAGGTTCTACGCTTCGATCTTTCCCGATTCACGTGTCGTGCGGGTCACGGCAATGCCCAGCGATTCGCCGAGCGGCCCGCCGGGTTCCGTCAAGATCGTCGAATTCGTGCTGTGCGGACAGCCGTTCACTGCCATGAGTGCCGGACCGCTCGATCCGTTCAACCATGCGATCTCCTTCGTGGTGCAGTGCGAAGACCAGGAGGAACTGGACCGCTACTGGAATGGGCTGCTCGACGGCGGCGCGCCCGAGCAATGCGGCTGGTTGAAAGACCGCTTCGGGCTCTCGTGGCAGATCGTTCCGGCGGCCCTCGGCGAGTGGATGTCGGATCCCGATCCGCTCAGGGCCCGGCGCACGGCGGATGCCATGATGAAGATGGTCAAGCTCGACATCGGGGCCCTGAAGGCGGCTCATGCGGGGGCCGCCGGCTGA
- a CDS encoding molybdopterin-dependent oxidoreductase: MSTPEKIVRVDRQLILRDATRELSMPSRRLFGKRAITLGGLLLLTGCRITDEPSVESFLMAVSRFNDRAQAWLFDPRRLAPTYPESMLTRPFPFNAYYGIDEVPEVDADGFRLEIGGLVSRKTPWTLDQLYALPQTSQVTRHICVEGWSAIGKWGGTRFSDFLQRIGADVTAKYVGFRCADDYYSSIDMPTALHPQTLLTFTYDGERLPPKYGFPMKLRMPTKLGYKNPKHIVAIFVTNKYPGGYWEDQGYNWFGGS; the protein is encoded by the coding sequence GTGAGCACACCCGAGAAAATCGTCCGAGTCGACCGCCAGCTGATCCTGCGCGATGCCACCCGGGAGTTGAGCATGCCGTCCCGCCGGCTGTTCGGCAAGCGCGCCATCACGCTCGGCGGATTGCTGCTGCTGACTGGATGCCGCATCACCGACGAGCCGTCAGTAGAGTCCTTCCTGATGGCGGTTTCACGCTTCAATGATCGGGCGCAAGCCTGGCTGTTCGATCCGCGGCGGCTGGCGCCGACCTATCCTGAGTCCATGCTGACGCGGCCGTTCCCCTTCAACGCCTACTACGGCATCGATGAAGTGCCGGAGGTGGACGCCGACGGCTTCCGGCTCGAGATCGGAGGCCTGGTCTCACGCAAGACGCCATGGACGCTCGACCAGTTGTATGCCTTGCCGCAGACGTCCCAGGTCACGCGGCATATCTGCGTCGAAGGGTGGAGCGCGATCGGCAAGTGGGGCGGCACGCGCTTCTCCGACTTCCTCCAGCGCATCGGAGCGGACGTGACGGCAAAGTATGTGGGTTTCCGCTGCGCCGACGACTACTACTCCAGCATCGACATGCCCACGGCATTGCATCCGCAAACGCTGCTGACGTTCACCTACGACGGCGAACGCCTGCCGCCAAAGTATGGATTCCCCATGAAGCTGCGCATGCCGACAAAACTCGGGTACAAGAACCCGAAGCACATCGTCGCCATCTTCGTGACCAACAAGTATCCGGGCGGCTACTGGGAGGACCAGGGCTACAACTGGTTCGGCGGTTCCTGA